The following DNA comes from Croceicoccus sp. YJ47.
GCAGTTCCTGGTCGACCCGGATCGACAGGCCCGGCTTATAGGTGAAGCCGCGTCGTTCGAAGGGTTTCGCCAGGGCGACCTTGTAAAAGCCTGACGTCGATTTCTGATAAGTGGTGGCCATCGGCCGGTCTCCTTAAAGCGCGTAATCCTTGCGGGTGGCGATGTGGAACAGGTCGAGCGGATTGGCGGCCGTGCCGGTCAGGCGGATGCGGTAGGACGCGACAGCCGTGCCGAGGTCGAAGATCCACGTCCGCTCGATCGCGCCGTCCTCGGCGATGCGATCGACGAAGGAATTGGCGGTGCGCGTGGTGCCGTAACCGGCGCCGGTCAGCAGGGTGCAGCCCGCGTCGTGTTCGGCCTCGTCGAAATATTCGAGGCGGGCGATGACGCGGATCGTCGACGATCCCGCGCCGGGAAGGACGCGCGGCTCCGACACGTGGACGAGGCTGGTCTTCGACGCCGCGACCTTCACCTGCGAGCCGGTCAGGGTGAGGGCGGGCATGACATCGGGCGTGCCGTTCATCACGACGCGCAGCGGCAGGAGCGGCGAGGTCACGCCGCCGGGCGTCAGATCGAGCGAAGGATCCAGCGGATGCCAGGCATTGGCGATCTGCACCTCGTAGGTCAGCTGACAAGCGCCGGGCACGATGCTTTCGGCGAGGATGTCGATGTCGGAGATCCCGCCGGCCAGCTGCAGCGGTTGCAGATCGATGACGGCCCGTGATGCGCCGAAGTCGGCGGCATGCAGCGAGAACATGACATCGCGCGAGGTGTCGCCCTGCTGAAACACGCCGTCGATGACGTAGAAGAACGTGCCTTGCGGATATTCGCTGCCTTGCACGGTCGCCAGCCAGTGGTCGGCCGAGGTGATGATGACCATCGCATAGCTGCTGCCGCCCGAAAGGAAGACGGGCTGCACCGGGATGACGGTCTCGCCGCCGGCAACGAGATCCTCGCGCTCGATCGTGGTCTTGGAAATGACCTTGTCGAGCAGGGGCAGGCCGCGGTCGGTCTCGCAAATCGCAAGCGTGACGGATCCTGCGGCGGCGAGGCGCGTGAAGGTAAGGCCGACCGCGTCGAGCCACATGTCGTTCGCCTGCAACCAGGTCTCCGCGACCTGCGCGCCTTGCGCGACATGCGGAACCTTCACCGTTTCCCAGTAGGGTTCGGACACGTAATCGCCCCAGAACTGCGCGATGCGGGCGGTTTCGACGCCGTTCTTCAGGTCGTAGGCGTTGTAGACGACGAAGCTCTCGCCGTCCTTTTCGAACACCGCGGCGCCGTTGTATTTGCCCGACTGCCACCAGACCGAGCTGGTGCTGACCGTGCGCTTCGGCCCGGTGCGCAGGCGCGTGCGCGTCGATTTCTTCTGCACCAGGTCATAGCTGCCGTAGGAATAGGTCGAGATCTGCACCTCGCCCGATCGCTTCGTCAGGGCAAAGCGCTTCGCCCGCTTGTAAGCCGGGAAGAGCGTGCCGCCGACGAGCCGGGCGCGGGGATTGAGCGCGTCGAAGATCTGCAGCTCGCCCGTTGCGCTGTTGGCATTGGGGAAGCGCACGCCATCCTCGACGATCGCGTCGTGGCCGGTAAAGGCGGTGTCGGTGGCATTGTCATCGAGGAAGAAGTCGGCGGCAGAATCGACGGCCGCAACGGGAATGCCGACTTCCTCCTCCAGCGTAGCGAGGCGCAGCAGAGAGCGGCCATAGGAATCGGCGCCGACGAGCCCGCGCTGCCCTTTTGCCAGGGCGGAAATATCCGAGGCGAGCGAGCCGATCTGCGGTTCGGCGCGGGCGCGGAAATCCTCGATTTTCGCGGTGCGATCGCCCAGCGACTGCACGCTGTCGAGCGCGTTGGCGGCATTCATCGTGACGCTTTCGACGCCTGCCGGTGTCAGTACGATTTCGCCGATCACGGTGACGTCGGCGCCGACGATCGGCGCGACCGGGTCCGCGTTCTCTTCGCCGGCGACCGTGTTGATATTGGCGATACGCGCGCGTTCCATTGCGACGACGCGCGGTTCGGATGCGCCGGTTTCCTCGTTGATCAGGAACTCGCGCGGGCGCTGGTCGGTCTCGACCTCCTGCCCCCACGCCACGAGGCTGACGATCTTGCGCGTGGCGAGCGGCAGCGAGGTAGCGAAGTCCTTCTCGAACGCGGCGGCGCGGTCGAACACCTTGCCGCCGGAATAGAGCCGACCAGGCTGCACGGTGACGCTGGTGACGCCGGTGGCGGCGGCCTTGAACCCTGCATATTTGCGCTCGGGCGTGAGGCCGTCGGCGACGAGGTGGTCGAACGAGGTCTGCGCAAAGTCCTGCAGATTGTTGAAGTCGGCGGGATCGTTGTCCATCCCGTCCTGGAAGATCGTGCGGCGTTCCATTTTAGACCTTTCTGAGCTGGCCGAAGGTGAAGTCGCCGAATTGCAAGTCGCTGGCGAAAGCGGCGCGGCGATGGTTGGTGGTGTCGAGGCGGATCGTATCCCGGAGCGCCTTGGAGACGCCGACCGCCTCGATCGCCTTGGCGAGCGCGGTCATGTCGGCCGCCTTGCGAAAGCCGGCGCGATGCCAGCGGCCCGATCGGCGGCGCGGGCGGCGCATGGGCACGGCGAGCTTCAGCTCGGACGAATAGGGATCGATGCCGAACCGGTCGTGTCCGTGCCAGGACAGGGCGCGGCGCCGCGCGCCCATGCGCTCGGGCACGTGGAGGGCGATGCGGTCATAGAGAAACAAGGGTGCTGCGCTGCGCATGAGGAAGCCGCCGCGTCCGTGATGCTGACGCCCGAAGAAGGCGCGCGGGGCGGGTGCGATGCGGGGCTGCGCGATGCGTTGCGGTCGCACGTCGACCGGCTGCATCCCGCGCGTGGCGGCGAGCGCCTGCGCATTATCGTCCGCGCGAATGGTGACGATCCCCAGTTCGGCGCGGCTGCGCGTCAGGAAGCCGGTGCCGAAGCCGCGGCCGTGCCAGCTGCGCCGTGAGCCGGAATTTGCGAGAAAGACGCGGGTGACCGTGCCGCCCTCGATATGCGCAAAGGCGACGTCCTGTTCCTCGCCGCGATCGTGGAAGGTGGCGCGCCGGCCGTAGAGCATCGGCCCGCGCGAGCGGCGATGGAATGCGACGGGCGTCGCCGGGGCATCGATCGAGCGCGCCTCGCCCGAAAGGCCGCCCAGGGCGATGCCGTCGCCAGTGCCGATCGCGAGAGTGACCTCGGCAAAGCTGCCGCCGCCGTGGAATTGCCGCCGCGCACCCGGCCCGGTGTAGAAACCATGGGCGCGCGGAGCGATGGCGCGATGGGCGAACGGGTAAAGCCGGATCTGCGGCAGATCGTCACGCCAGGCTGCGCGCTGCGCGTCGGTCATGGCGCCGCGCATGAACCCGCGAGCCGGCGGGCGGATTGCGCGCACCAGCTTCACGTCGACGAGGTCGAGATGGGCGCGGATGCCGGCGAGCGTCGTCTTGCCCCGGTGCAGGGCGAGCGCATTGCGGCAGACATTGCGCTTCTTCGTCTCGGGCCAGTCATCGTCCCACAGGTCGATCGAATAATGCCAGGCGAGAAAGCCGAGATAATCCGCCGGGCAGCGATCCGGGTCCATGACGTCGCGGACGAGATGGACGGGCAGCGAGGCGCGCGCGGCGGTCGCATCCTCGAATGCGCGTTCGAAGGCCGTTGCGTTTGGCGGGAGCAGCGGGCCGCGTATCTGGGCGGTGCCGATCATGGCCGGTCGACCGTGATGATGAGGTCACGCAGCCAGGCCGCGCCGGCATCGCCGGGGGCGATATCGGCCAGCGTGCAGCTTGCATGCTCGACGCCGCCGACGCTCGCGACCGCGGCGAGCTGCTGCGCGTAAACGACGCGGCCGATCGCATGGCGGCGCAAGGCATAGGCGCGCACCGCGCGTTCCGCTTGTTGCCTGACCAGCGCAGGATCGGGTCCGCGCGCGATCGTGAGGCGGACCTCGGCATCATAGGGCACGATTGTCGCGCCGCGCACCGATACGACATCGGTGAGCTGCACCGCGTCGTCCTCGGCGAAAGCGGCGGCGACGTCGGCGACAATATCACCGGGCACGTCGCCATCGCCGTCGCGGCCGAGCAGGATGATGTCGACGCGACCGCCGCCGCGATTGATCGCGGCAACGTCCTTCAGCGCCGGCGCGATCGCCAGCGCGCGCGAGCGATAGAAGCCGCCGGTGACGCCGGCATGGGGCAGAGCCTCGGGCGCAAGCTGGATGCGGGCGCGCAATTCGTCGTCGCTTTCCATGATCGCCGGTTCGGTGGCGGTCGCGAGGGTAAGCGTGCGCCGCGAAACGCCGAGCAGCGCGCCGATCTGGTCGAGATTGCCGCCGCGGGCGTAGGCCAGCATGGTCGAGCGTGCTGCATCGTCGATCGCGTGGCGGGTGAGCAGCTCGCGCCATGCCACGACTTGGAGCAGCTTGACCGCCGGGTCGCTATCGACCGGCGTGTCGAATTGCGGCCAGCGCGCCTGCAGATCGGCGATCACATCGCCGAGGATTGCCTCGAAATCCTGCGCCGCCAGCGTATCGGGCGCGGGCAGGGCGGACAGGTCGAGCGCGTTTGAAGATGGCGAGGCGGGCATAGCCGCCAGCTATCGCGCAGGGATGGCAAGGGCGGCGAGCGGGTGTTGTTGTAGGGGGGCGGTTTACAACAGAGGGATAATCAGAAACGGGGTCTACCCTTCGCTCGGAAAAACCTTTTTAGTTGGGCCTTGCTCCAGAGCATCAAATAGTGTGGCTATATGTTCCGGCTCGGGGAGATCAGATGTCGTTAAGACGTTTAGTCCAGCCTGAGAGGCATGTTTGATAAGATTCAGATCGTCAGAATACAATGTATCTGCTCTCTCAGCTACAGCTGTCCCAATTATCTGACGGTCGAATTTAACCTTTTGCCATGGTGCGCTTACGCCGGCTCGCTTGTCACCATCTTTGAGGGCGTGACGTGCCAACATCGCAGTTTCAATAGCCGCTTGGGTTCCGAATGGACGAATTTTAAATCTCGCGGTGGAAGAGATTTGAGCGATCAATGCTGGACCATCGTCGGGAGCAATGACCAAAATTTCGGCCAGCGCTGGGGCGGGAACGATTATGGTGTCATCCGCTTTCAGGCAATCTAGGAACTTGTTGATTCGGCCTTCGCAGTTATTAATTGGCCCCCCATTGTTACGGTCCTTGGGTGGACTTGCTTGAGGGTTAAGTAAAAGGATTAAAGCTGAGCTGTCGACCACAATAATCACTCAGATTCGTCCTCCTCGTTCCCCCGCAGTGCAAGCAATTGTTTAACTGCATCTGCGCTTCGCAATTGGCTGCCCAAAGTTTTACGAGCCTTGATAATTACGTCAGCTATTTTGTTCCCATCCAGACGTTCAAAACGGTCTACTTTGAAGTCGCTCATCTTCCAATCGCCATCTGGGAGGCGTTCGAATCGCCCATTTCCGTATAAGCGGACAGGCTCACCGTATAAGAGGAGGGCAAGTTCTTTCGCTAGTTCACGCCTCATCGTGATACCCGCGTGTATGGTTTCGCCGTCCTGCAGAATCGCATGTGCAGAACTGTCCCGGCCTCCAATAGAGACGATCGTTCCGTCGAGGCTTGTATCCTCGCGAAAGGGTGGAAAATTTAAAGGCTTTTTTCGAGTCCTTCCGGCGAATGGAAGGACCACGATATCATCGCCACCGACAGTTAGCGTTGCGATTGCGTTGTCATTTGCCAGCAAATCCTCAAGCTGATCTTTCGCAGCTAGCGCATCTTTAGGGGCGGTACCGATACGAACGCCGTGTAGGCGGGTTTCGACCTTCGGAGCATCAATGGGGTCAACGGCAGCGCGTAGTTTTGCACTTCCTTTTTCAATGCCAACGAAATGGGTATGCTCTTCGTGACCAAACATTCTAGCCAATGCGCTGAGATATGCCGCCAAACGTTGCATCGGCAGAGTTGCCGGATCGAACGCATCAATACGGAAGACATATTGAACCGGATCCAAGGCTGCCTCCTTCCGTTTCAATGGGCAACGGTCTGCCATGGTGCATGCAGATGCATGATTGAACACGCATGGGAATAACCCCCTATAACGAGACTCGTATATCTTAAAAGATATGTTGTGAATTTTTGGTTCCCGAGCTTCCCGTGAGCCCAAGTAGCGTGCGCTGACCGAATCGTTATCGATCGAGCCATTCGAGCAGTTCGTCGGTCATGCCGTCGATGTCATCGCGTGCAAACCCGAGCAGCCGTCGCCGGGGATAGCGGGCGCGAATCGTATCGCCGGCCTTCGTTTTGCCGACATAGCTTTCGCGCCCGAAATGATGGTCGCTGGCGATCCGGTTTGAGCCGGCCCGGAAGCGAAGCTCGACGCCTTCGTCGGACGGTTTGATCGTCAGGTGCCGGGCATAGCGCAGCCGCCGGAACATCTTGCGTCGGCGCAGGCGTTTGTCGCCGCGATCCTTGCGCGGTTCCATGGCACCGCCATCCGGTTCCTCGTTCGCGGCCATGCGGGCAAGGTTCGATCGACGCAGCTGCTGCCCGATCTTACGCGCGACGAGCCGTCGACGCGCCGGCGAGATGTCGGCCAGCATGTCATCGAAGAAGCGGCCGAGGTCATCCAGGCCGTGGCCGGCGTCGGTCACGGCAACAGACCTGCGCCGCCGAGGGTGATGGCATCGAGCGAGGTTTCGGGCGGCACGCCTTCGAAGGGCGGGTCGATATCGGGTTCATCGCGATAGGACATGGTGCCATCGGCGGCGATGTCGACCGCCTCGTCGAGCGCGATCGTGATGGCGATGTCCGCCTTGTCGTCGTCGAGGATATCGACCTCGAAGCTGAAAGCTTCATCGCCGGCGGTGTGGTTCTGCAGGCGTTCTGGCTGTGCGGCGCGGATCCATTCCAGCACGGTGGCGGCGAGGCGGTTCGGATCGCCGGCGAAGTCGAGCAGCACGACGTTCAAGGTGTAGCGCCATTCGAAGCCGGTTGCCCGGTTCGTTCCGCCCGGCCCCGCGCGTGCGGCAATGCGGCCCTTATCGATATAGATCGACAGCGCCTGCGGATCGCGGGTCAGATCGGGAAAGGCGGCGGTGAGGGCCGCGCGCAGGGCGTCGTGCTTGCGCATGGCTCAGCGATACTCGCGTGCCAGGCCGATGGAGATGAGATAGGCACCGGCGTCCTGACCATTCACCGAAAGATGCGCCAGCGTCCGGCCATAAAAATCACGGCCGTCGCGATGAACCAGAACCGGGCCGGTGCTCAAGAAATCCGCCAGTGCATCGCGGCTTTC
Coding sequences within:
- a CDS encoding phage tail protein I, which translates into the protein MIGTAQIRGPLLPPNATAFERAFEDATAARASLPVHLVRDVMDPDRCPADYLGFLAWHYSIDLWDDDWPETKKRNVCRNALALHRGKTTLAGIRAHLDLVDVKLVRAIRPPARGFMRGAMTDAQRAAWRDDLPQIRLYPFAHRAIAPRAHGFYTGPGARRQFHGGGSFAEVTLAIGTGDGIALGGLSGEARSIDAPATPVAFHRRSRGPMLYGRRATFHDRGEEQDVAFAHIEGGTVTRVFLANSGSRRSWHGRGFGTGFLTRSRAELGIVTIRADDNAQALAATRGMQPVDVRPQRIAQPRIAPAPRAFFGRQHHGRGGFLMRSAAPLFLYDRIALHVPERMGARRRALSWHGHDRFGIDPYSSELKLAVPMRRPRRRSGRWHRAGFRKAADMTALAKAIEAVGVSKALRDTIRLDTTNHRRAAFASDLQFGDFTFGQLRKV
- a CDS encoding phage tail protein, yielding MRKHDALRAALTAAFPDLTRDPQALSIYIDKGRIAARAGPGGTNRATGFEWRYTLNVVLLDFAGDPNRLAATVLEWIRAAQPERLQNHTAGDEAFSFEVDILDDDKADIAITIALDEAVDIAADGTMSYRDEPDIDPPFEGVPPETSLDAITLGGAGLLP
- a CDS encoding baseplate J/gp47 family protein — protein: MPASPSSNALDLSALPAPDTLAAQDFEAILGDVIADLQARWPQFDTPVDSDPAVKLLQVVAWRELLTRHAIDDAARSTMLAYARGGNLDQIGALLGVSRRTLTLATATEPAIMESDDELRARIQLAPEALPHAGVTGGFYRSRALAIAPALKDVAAINRGGGRVDIILLGRDGDGDVPGDIVADVAAAFAEDDAVQLTDVVSVRGATIVPYDAEVRLTIARGPDPALVRQQAERAVRAYALRRHAIGRVVYAQQLAAVASVGGVEHASCTLADIAPGDAGAAWLRDLIITVDRP
- a CDS encoding phage virion morphogenesis protein; this encodes MTDAGHGLDDLGRFFDDMLADISPARRRLVARKIGQQLRRSNLARMAANEEPDGGAMEPRKDRGDKRLRRRKMFRRLRYARHLTIKPSDEGVELRFRAGSNRIASDHHFGRESYVGKTKAGDTIRARYPRRRLLGFARDDIDGMTDELLEWLDR